One window of Triticum dicoccoides isolate Atlit2015 ecotype Zavitan chromosome 5A, WEW_v2.0, whole genome shotgun sequence genomic DNA carries:
- the LOC119301548 gene encoding mediator of RNA polymerase II transcription subunit 20a-like, protein MAPAKWLMHWHPNPGVTLNTQILSEACGCAESLGGTKDGRWKTSIIFYRPMTRDGPGGAQQNLPPDVPRELLGVALHERPGLYFSILRNQRLVLQADAAFSQVMEKLQSFKARVNLNFEGFQYQLGDFCLRIGKCVPNNTETLRGIMMEVEYYPLSSIEKSRAIMVDFFDIWQETLAKKSLPGRFIHVESNFAEYGLSDHYSFQHTAVQYATCLQQLMAAVRA, encoded by the exons ATGGCGCCCGCCAAGTG GCTGATGCACTGGCACCCGAACCCTGGGGTGACGCTCAACACCCAGATCCTGTCGGAGGCCTGCGGCTGCGCGGAGTCCCTCGGCGGCACCAAGGACGGCCGCTGGAAGACCTCCATCATCTTCTACCGCCCGATGACGCGGGACGGCCCGGGCGGGGCGCAGCAGAACCTGCCCCCCGACGTGCCCCGCGAGCTCCTCGGCGTCGCGCTCCACGAGCGCCCCGGGCTCTACTTCTCCATCCTCCGGAACCAGCGCCTCGTCCTGCAGGCGGACGCCGCCTTCTCCCAGGTCATGGAGAAGCTCCAGTCCTTCAAGGCCCGCGTCAACCTCAACTTCGAG GGATTCCAGTATCAACTGGGCGATTTTTGCTTGAGGATAGGAAAATGTGTTCCTAACAATACTGAAACCCTAAGAGGAATCATGATGGAG GTAGAGTATTACCCCCTGTCTTCCATCGAAAAGTCCAGGGCAATTATGGTAGACTTCTTTGACATATGGCAGGAAACACTCGCAAAGAAGTCGCTCCCTGGTCGATTCATCCATGTAGAATCTAATTTTGCAGAGTATGGCCTTTCAGACCACTACTCTTTCCAGCACACGGCAGTTCAGTACGCTACTTGCTTGCAACAACTCATGGCAGCTGTGAGGGCTTAG